In bacterium, one genomic interval encodes:
- a CDS encoding TetR/AcrR family transcriptional regulator, giving the protein MTITDRKLREKIEMRSSILEAAKELFAEDGFQNVSIRKIADKIEYSPATIYLYFKDKDAILFDLHNEGFRKLFEWQRDRAKIKDPVQRLSSLLQGYLSFALKEPEYYDLMFMLFTPLPKILKTAEWRYGRRAFRMLAKTVAECQEMGMMRGTRTEAAALGLWGAVHGVASLLIRKRASMLPEAELPDFAEEACMMFSHHLLAIPAKR; this is encoded by the coding sequence GTGACGATCACTGATCGTAAACTCCGCGAAAAAATAGAGATGCGTTCGAGCATCCTCGAAGCAGCCAAGGAGCTGTTCGCGGAAGATGGCTTTCAAAATGTCTCGATTCGCAAGATCGCCGACAAAATCGAGTATAGCCCCGCGACGATATACTTGTATTTTAAGGATAAAGATGCGATCTTGTTTGATCTGCACAACGAGGGCTTCCGAAAGCTCTTTGAATGGCAGCGGGATCGAGCCAAGATTAAGGACCCGGTTCAACGCCTAAGCTCCTTGTTGCAAGGATATTTGAGCTTCGCCTTGAAAGAGCCTGAGTACTACGATCTGATGTTCATGCTGTTTACGCCTCTGCCTAAGATTCTGAAGACTGCGGAATGGCGCTACGGTCGCCGAGCCTTTCGGATGCTCGCCAAAACCGTCGCGGAGTGTCAGGAAATGGGCATGATGCGAGGTACTCGAACCGAGGCCGCTGCGCTTGGATTGTGGGGAGCGGTGCACGGCGTGGCCTCATTGTTGATTCGAAAACGTGCTTCGATGCTCCCGGAAGCCGAACTGCCGGACTTCGCGGAAGAGGCATGTATGATGTTTAGCCATCATTTGCTGGCAATTCCTGCCAAAAGGTGA
- a CDS encoding L,D-transpeptidase, whose product MKRRWLLIVPLLLTIFWQGCDIPPLVDMVRIESALGNARSGFANKYAKEELEAAEVAVQKAREEMAYQQGRLSVMRNYDSADSIIAFAGTLLRSAEDSARVRRETALLHAETELTDLAADLMEWRQSLDDKLTLYRAEKLFTMAQMSQVTAMSLLKQEDIDGALNSAQECREQLTALRDVINHQDADELDRIRAAKRWVASTLADSRQTGRVAIIVDKEEHELHLYDNGKKLKTYRCDLGFNAAYQKMFAGDGATPEGTYRVTEVKHSSRYYKALLLNYPNDDDKKRFAANKRSGRVSKRAGIGKLIEIHGHGGQNKNWTDGCVALADRDMLELMKYASVGTPVTIVRKLEGTP is encoded by the coding sequence ATGAAACGTCGCTGGCTCCTGATCGTCCCCCTTCTCCTCACTATCTTCTGGCAGGGGTGCGACATACCGCCGCTGGTGGACATGGTCCGCATCGAATCCGCCCTCGGCAACGCCCGCAGCGGATTCGCTAATAAATATGCTAAAGAAGAGCTTGAGGCGGCCGAAGTCGCGGTTCAGAAAGCGCGCGAAGAGATGGCCTATCAGCAGGGTCGCTTGTCGGTCATGCGCAACTATGATTCCGCCGACTCGATCATCGCCTTCGCCGGTACCCTACTCCGCTCGGCCGAGGACTCCGCGCGCGTCCGCCGGGAAACCGCGCTGCTCCATGCTGAAACCGAATTGACCGATCTGGCCGCCGACCTGATGGAGTGGCGGCAATCGCTGGACGACAAGCTGACGCTTTACCGGGCCGAGAAGCTGTTCACGATGGCGCAGATGAGTCAGGTTACGGCGATGAGCCTGCTCAAGCAAGAGGACATTGACGGCGCACTGAATTCCGCACAGGAGTGCCGCGAGCAGTTGACCGCGCTGCGCGACGTGATCAATCATCAGGACGCCGATGAACTTGACCGGATTCGCGCCGCCAAGCGCTGGGTGGCCAGCACGCTGGCCGACAGCCGCCAGACCGGCAGAGTCGCGATTATTGTTGACAAAGAAGAGCACGAACTGCACCTATACGATAACGGCAAGAAGCTCAAGACGTATCGCTGCGACCTGGGCTTCAACGCAGCCTACCAGAAGATGTTCGCCGGAGATGGAGCCACGCCGGAAGGCACGTATCGTGTCACGGAAGTCAAGCACTCGAGCCGCTATTACAAGGCGCTCCTGTTGAACTACCCGAATGACGACGACAAGAAGCGGTTCGCCGCAAACAAGCGGAGCGGACGAGTCTCCAAGCGCGCCGGCATTGGCAAGTTGATCGAAATTCATGGTCACGGCGGTCAAAACAAGAATTGGACCGACGGCTGTGTGGCGCTGGCCGACCGCGACATGCTCGAACTCATGAAGTACGCGAGTGTAGGCACTCCCGTTACGATTGTCCGCAAACTCGAGGGGACACCGTGA
- a CDS encoding L,D-transpeptidase: MKIALIVLIVLAGLMVGGVFALAEKPVTIAPPETLAHFDSVLSIKPGEKDLAKDVKRLRKEIEKTIPKGKYIVIDSQTNHAYYRSADSVFYKAVCSTGSGGELTDPKSGKKWVFHTPSGVFAIKNKIVEPWWRKPDWAFIEEGEAVPTSNADRLDPNVMGDYAMGFGDGYFIHGTLYERLLGMSVSHGCVRLGSDDLKFFYEKVPIGTGVYVL; encoded by the coding sequence GTGAAAATCGCGCTGATTGTACTCATCGTATTGGCCGGACTGATGGTCGGCGGAGTCTTCGCTCTGGCCGAGAAGCCAGTCACGATTGCGCCGCCGGAAACGCTGGCGCACTTTGACTCCGTGTTGAGCATCAAGCCCGGCGAGAAGGACCTGGCCAAAGACGTGAAGCGCTTGCGCAAGGAGATCGAGAAGACGATCCCCAAGGGCAAGTACATCGTGATTGATTCGCAAACGAATCACGCCTATTACCGTAGCGCTGACTCTGTCTTCTACAAGGCCGTGTGCTCGACCGGTTCCGGCGGTGAGTTGACCGACCCGAAGTCCGGGAAGAAGTGGGTTTTCCACACGCCGAGCGGTGTGTTCGCGATCAAGAACAAAATTGTTGAACCGTGGTGGCGCAAGCCTGACTGGGCCTTCATTGAAGAGGGTGAAGCCGTGCCGACAAGCAATGCCGACCGGCTTGATCCCAACGTGATGGGTGATTATGCGATGGGATTCGGCGATGGCTACTTCATTCACGGCACACTGTATGAACGTTTGCTCGGGATGTCCGTCAGTCACGGCTGTGTGCGTTTAGGCTCGGATGATTTAAAGTTCTTTTATGAGA
- a CDS encoding SRPBCC domain-containing protein, producing MKLLAAIGLIGLITISARAELTSHPVTGYTVTQSVTVPGSAEQTYDALTGEISGWWDHHFSEKPKSLRIEAWPGGKFVEEFDDQGNGALHATVILAQRPKLLRMDGPLGLTGRALDCVTTYELTSLGDSTTVKVTVQLDGQIDSEWANAVDGVWHHFLVEAFKPFVEKQSK from the coding sequence ATGAAGCTGCTTGCCGCGATCGGATTAATCGGCCTGATCACAATCAGCGCCCGCGCCGAACTGACCAGTCACCCGGTCACGGGCTACACGGTGACACAGAGCGTGACCGTGCCGGGTTCCGCCGAACAGACATATGATGCGTTGACGGGCGAAATCTCGGGGTGGTGGGACCATCACTTCAGCGAGAAACCGAAAAGCCTCCGCATCGAAGCGTGGCCGGGCGGAAAGTTCGTTGAGGAATTTGACGACCAGGGGAACGGTGCATTACATGCGACGGTTATCCTGGCGCAGCGTCCGAAATTGCTGCGCATGGATGGTCCGTTGGGATTGACGGGTCGGGCCTTGGATTGCGTAACCACGTATGAACTGACCTCCTTAGGAGACAGCACGACCGTAAAGGTCACCGTTCAACTCGATGGCCAAATTGACAGTGAATGGGCCAACGCTGTGGACGGTGTCTGGCATCATTTCTTGGTCGAGGCATTCAAACCGTTCGTGGAAAAGCAATCGAAGTGA